The following coding sequences lie in one Fusarium poae strain DAOMC 252244 chromosome 1, whole genome shotgun sequence genomic window:
- a CDS encoding hypothetical protein (TransMembrane:5 (o26-49i56-74o94-118i166-185o191-210i)), whose product MSGETHPPTTQHVTPSRPAEVLHEDIYTVPNILTFTRLAAAPVIGYLVLHDQHAWAVGLFAYAGITDLLDGWIARRWDSKTVVGTVIDPMADKMLMTILTICLAAKGALPLWCATIILGRDVGLAISAIYYRWISLPPPKTFARYWDFSLPSAEVRPTTISKYNTFLQLALVGVTTAAPIVTADLTTALTIMQYVVSATTIWSGASYIYTKDAVKILNKQKPKKP is encoded by the exons ATGTCGGGTGA AACACATCCCCCGACAACACAACATGTTACGCCCTCGCGACCCGCCGAAGTGCTGCACGAAGATATATACACGGTACCAAACATCCTGACCTTTACGCGTCTCGCTGCCGCTCCTGTCATTGGATATCTTGTTCTACACGACCAGCATGCGTGGGCGGTTGGTCTCTTTGCATACGCAGGCATCACCGACCTGCTTGATGGATGGATCGCGCGACGCTGGGATAGCAAGACTGTCGTGGGCACAGTAATTGACCCCATGGCAGACAAGATGCTCATGACCATCTTGACCATCTGTCTTGCTGCCAAGGGTGCTTTGCCTC TCTGGTGTGCTACCATTATCCTTGGCCGTGATGTTGGTCTTGCCATCTCTGCAATCTACTACCGCTGGATCTCCCTACCACCACCAAAGACATTTGCCCGATACTGGGATTTTTCACTTCCCTCAGCTGAAGTGCGTCCTACAACTATCAGCAAGTACAACACTTTCCTGCAGCTTGCTCTTGTAGGAGTCACCACAGCTGCTCCTATCGTGACCGCAGACCTGACCACTGCATTAACAATCATGCA ATATGTTGTCTCTGCCACCACCATCTGGAGCGGAGCGAGCTACATCTACACAAAGGACGCCGTTAAAATCCTCAATAAGCAAAAGCCAAAAAAGCCATAG
- the MMM1 gene encoding ERMES complex subunit mmm1 (TransMembrane:2 (o20-39i236-260o)~BUSCO:26480at5125) yields MVGDTCPQPTEPTLSFTQGLIVGQLSVVLVLAAFIKFFIFGDPPSPDVTASLRATERRSRTLAHKRSLLSLRSPGNRQDRELNRKKSTVLRNPPALTIGSILSKTYYNVDSHQPESLDWFNVLIGQTIAQFRSDAQHDDAILDSLSKALNGGSRPDFIDEIRVTELSLGEDFPILSNCRIIPVDEDGVSLGHGKKFDPDKAARDGTRLQARMDVDLSDMLTLAVETKLLLNYPKKLSAVLPVALAVSVVRFSGTLSISFIPSNPSQSTPTRMIFNFLDDYRLDFSIRSLLGSRSRLQDVPKIAQLIESRLHRWFDERAVEPRFQEIALPSLWPRKKNTRGPDDGLAEGSVPIGRSKGRDASRDPQEEARGDAEIRDRGTVRQRRGTRGSDSDDFSMPGSLPGFQIPTP; encoded by the exons ATGGTTGGTGATACTTGTCCCCAACCGACAGAACCAAC TCTATCTTTCACTCAGGGTCTTATCGTGGGACAACTGTCGGTAGTTCTGGTGTTGGCTgcctttataaaattcttcatcttcggaGACCCCCCCTCACCAGATGTCACAGCTTCCTTGCGGGCTACCGAGAGACGGTCACGGACGCTTGCTCACAAGCGTTCCTTGTTGAGTCTGCGAAGTCCTGGGAACCGCCAGGACAGGGAGCTAAATCGCAAGAAGTCTACTGTCCTCAGGAACCCTCCGGCACTCACCATTGGATCCATCCTCAGCAAGACATACTACAATGTTGACAGCCATCAACCCGAGAGTCTTGACTGGTTCAACGTTCTTATTGGGCAAACCATTGCCCAGTTCCGTAGCGATGCTCAGCACGACGATGCTATTCTTGACTCGCTGAGTAAAGCTCTGAATGGGGGATCAAGACCGGACTTTATCGATGAGATCAGGGTCACAGAGCTAAGTCTTGGAGAAGACTTTCCGATCCTGAGTAATTGTCGAATCATCCCtgtggatgaagatggagtgAGCCTTGGCCATGGAAAGAAGTTCGACCCGGACAAGGCAGCGAGAGATGGCACACGGCTCCAAGCGCGGATGGACGTCGATCTCAGCGACATGCTCACCCTGGCTGTGGAGACGAAACTCCTGCTCAACTATCCGAAGAAGCTCTCTGCTGTACTACCTGTTGCATTGGCTGTTTCGGTGGTCAGGTTCAGCGGTACCCTTTCGATCTCTTTTATCCCTAGCAACCCGTCTCAGTCAACACCTACCAGGATGATCTTCAACTTTCTGGACGACTACAGGTTGGACTTCTCTATTCGAAGTCTTCTGGGCAGTCGTTCTCGGCTGCAGGACGTGCCCAAGATTGCCCAATTAATTGAGTCAAGGCTTCATCGTTGGTTCGACGAACGGGCGGTCGAGCCCCGATTCCAGGAGATTGCTCTACCAAGTCTATGGCcgagaaagaagaacacAAGAGGCCCGGATGACGGCCTGGCCGAAGGAAGCGTGCCCATCGGACGGTCAAAGGGGAGGGATGCTAGCCGGGACCCTCAAGAAGAGGCACGCGGCGACGCAGAAATTAGGGATCGAGGAACTGTTCGGCAGCGAAGAGGAACGAGAGGTAGCGATAGTGATGACTTCTCGATGCCTGGCTCTCTGCCCGGCTTCCAGATCCCGACTCCATAG
- a CDS encoding hypothetical protein (MEROPS:MER0004246~TransMembrane:7 (o12-32i53-79o99-117i161-183o203-226i231-251o271-288i)) — protein MFNPSSTGFSPPQAVALLVVYCLIYVIPLYFSAATRPSPTRSRDAPEAIRARIFAVSLSTALCSLITLYLLSSHGAIAVHEPLHFMGYWPPGLVDAARALWLTALLFAGPLYESLVIDGTAHQWLRLEPLRDLWTDWPTWRNMVAGPITEECLFRSAGVPLLLRSGASLTGTIFMSPLIFGLAHLHHFYEFRITHPRTPLPVAIAWSLLQLSYTSLFGAYATFLFLRTGSLLAVVLVHTFCNCMGFPRLWGQLDPYWLPEGDPAAASSRKIWTAIYYVLLVGGLIAWWQNLYSLTETPMTLAKF, from the exons ATGTTCAACCCTAGTTCAACAGGGTTTTCGCCTCCTCAAGCAGTAGCTTTGCTA GTCGTCTACTGCCTCATCTACGTAATCCCTCTCTACTTTTCAGCAGCGACCAGGCCTTCACCTACACGGTCTAGGGATGCTCCTGAAGCTATTCGCGCACGCATCTTTGCCGTGTCGCTCTCGACGGCTCTTTGCTCTCTTATAACACTGTATCTGCTCTCATCGCATGGCGCTATAGCTGTTCACGAGCCATTGCATTTTATGGGCTACTGGCCTCCCGGGCTTGTCGATGCTGCTCGTGCTCTATGGCTCACAGCTTTGCTTTTCGCTGGCCCCCTGTATGAGTCTCTCGTCATCGACGGGACTGCTCATCAATGGCTTCGCCTCGAACCTCTGAGAGATCTCTGGACTGACTGGCCCACCTGGAGAAACATGGTAGCG GGCCCCATCACCGAAGAATGTCTTTTCCGTTCCGCTGGTGTTCCCTTGCTTTTGCGTTCTGGAGCTAGTCTCACTGGCACTATTTTCATGTCGCCGCTCATCTTCGGTTTGGCTCACCTTCATCACTTTTACGAGTTCCGCATCACGCACCCTCGAACTCCCCTGCCTGTCGCCATTGCGTGGTCTCTTCTCCAGCTCTCGTATACTTCGCTATTCGGAGCATACGCCACATTTTTATTCCTGCGGACTGGCAGCTTGCTGGCTGTCGTGCTCGTGCACACTTTCTGCAATTGCATGGGCTTCCCACGCCTTTGGGGCCAGCTTGACCCGTACTGGTTACCAGAAGGTGACCCTGCGGCCGCCTCGTCTAGGAAGATCTGGACTGCGATTTATTACGTACTCCTTGTAGGtggtttgattgcttggtggCAGAACTTGTACTCGTTGACCGAGACACCCATGACTTTGGCCAAGTTCTAA
- a CDS encoding hypothetical protein (TransMembrane:2 (o757-776i824-842o)~BUSCO:17191at5125) translates to MSVSPSGSPPRRALHQRSNSQNNAQNSRLGIRLVPYSPPRVASDATATSSKTITQADTNTETETELERSQTSHSSSPPFETPSPSLQRARAKTTALPPSSFKSLARYPSSDYEPSQSSWAPHYDNDDNTSIASRPPSRGPSASPRPPSRKKVIKVNPDKTFSVQYHNVSMSSRVESLWSLPPSFTTGNTSYGRESVGTIGEDRQSRPTSPLTPLAEREPSSPVISSRIQDPSTPDNSSPWNYRLFGGLRKVPKTPDVKQKQPETQGVPAELSLPPLPEVDLPLSEAGPSKWLNEKTSFHSSSSDQTRTTVSNRTNIKTYRESSPVNVADLRSLPPSSIHSNIELIGDPSSAEASLYASTRPPTEDSNVNFVTHGSHRSHSASSSIVAARHRVQPEFSQESLVVAPLQPRKRRSSDTFALARTRSRETIRSRSASITSLSTIFTQEATRALFVGPPTILQHAGPSWQDLGRPQSRTHQWSGQLSTVMSESEGGSEPASRTLSLSSVPRRRGSDHSKHVLSMTSSLFGLEEHIESPSQSRGSTPSHSRNNSLEPPSATYARNSARDPATGTIRLVRDHDEDGDGLADLEVLHHRPSRTRMGRFLSSYASDRSLRSTASFNAAVPAWAKVYYGSSERKWLAAQPSMESMYDSDFNESEFHEPQLSRSPSQDANATNIRIPRRRPRDAFPRQHSNAGSMDANAAPAHPVLAVVRNIKKQTSSIWSPHLARDRRPFQHSIWQPPASEWEARSELTGRRNAQVTMFVVGFIFPLAWMFAAFIPIRAATQAEDVEGNNSTSKSDGFQVNGKEDAVFTSAIWWRKVNRGMSIIGLFILGAIIALSVISRFDDPDYENSPDSKPPMELQGISTIDDELRFVSVFAGII, encoded by the exons ATGTCGGTCTCACCGTCTGGCTCTCCGCCTCGTCGGGCATTGCATCAGCGAAGTAATTCACAGAACAACGCTCAGAACAGTCGTCTTGGGATTCGCCTTGTTCCTTACAGTCCGCCACGGGTTGCATCAGATGCTACTGCCACATCGTCCAAGACCATTACCCAGGCTGACACGAATACCGAGACCGAGACGGAACTTGAACGGAGTCAGACATCGCATTCCTCCAGTCCACCTTTTgaaacaccatcaccatcccTGCAAAGGGCACGAGCGAAAACGACTGCGTTACCTCCGTCATCATTCAAAAGTCTGGCTCGATATCCATCATCCGATTATGAACCTAGCCAATCCTCCTGGGCACCCCATTATGATAACGATGACAACACCTCTATTGCTTCACGCCCACCTTCTCGCGGACCTTCAGCCTCACCAAGACCCCCCTCTCGCAAAAAGGTTATCAAGGTCAACCCTGACAAAACCTTCTCTGTACAATATCATAATGTTTCAATGTCTTCAAGAGTCGAATCTCTTTGGTCTCTTCCCCCATCTTTCACTACTGGTAACACCTCGTATGGTCGAGAATCTGTGGGTACGATAGGCGAGGATCGTCAAAGCCGGCCAACTTCACCTTTGACTCCTCTTGCAGAACGAGAGCCCAGTTCTCCAGTTATTTCGTCTCGGATTCAAGACCCATCAACCCCCGACAATTCGTCACCGTGGAACTACCGCCTGTTTGGGGGCCTGCGCAAAGTACCCAAAACTCCTGACGTGAAGCAAAAACAACCGGAGACCCAAGGTGTTCCAGCTGAATTGTCCCTCCCTCCACTGCCTGAGGTTGATCTTCCTCTTTCTGAAGCAGGTCCTTCTAAGTGGCTTAATGAAAAGACATCCTTCCACTCTTCGTCATCTGATCAAACAAGGACCACTGTAtccaacagaaccaacatCAAAACTTATAGAGAGAGCTCACCGGTCAACGTCGCCGACCTGCGTAGCCTGCCACCGTCGTCGATTCATTCCAATATTGAGTTAATCGGTGATCCCTCTTCAGCAGAAGCTTCATTATACGCCAGCACTCGGCCACCAACCGAAGACAGTAACGTCAACTTTGTCACTCACGGTAGCCACCGCAGTCACTCCGCTTCTTCCTCTATCGTTGCTGCTAGGCATCGTGTACAGCCTGAGTTCTCTCAAGAGAGTTTGGTTGTTGCCCCATTACAGCCACGTAAGAGGAGGTCTTCGGATACCTTTGCCCTCGCCAGAACCCGATCCCGTGAAACTATCCGATCTCGCTCTGCATCGATAACTTCACTATCAACCATCTTCACTCAAGAGGCTACTCGTGCTCTCTTTGTTGGGCCACCAACAATACTCCAGCACGCTGGTCCTTCGTGGCAAGACCTAGGCCGACCCCAATCGCGAACTCACCAATGGAGCGGCCAATTATCAACAGTCATGTCAGAAAGCGAGGGTGGCAGCGAGCCCGCATCTCGCACCCTGTCGCTATCTTCCGTTCCACGTCGACGTGGCAGTGACCACAGTAAGCATGTCTTGAGCATGACTTCCTCACTCTTTGGCCTTGAAGAGCACATCGAGAGTCCTTCTCAGTCAAGAGGCAGCACCCCGTCCCACTCGAGAAATAACTCTCTGGAACCCCCTTCCGCAACATATGCCAGAAACTCAGCCCGTGATCCCGCGACTGGCACAATACGTTTGGTTCGCGATCatgatgaggatggagaCGGTCTCGCCGACTTGGAAGtacttcatcatcgtccttCGCGAACCAGAATGGGAAGGTTCTTGTCAAGCTATGCCTCGGATCGTAGCCTGCGATCAACTGCCAGCTTCAACGCTGCAGTTCCTGCTTGGGCCAA GGTTTACTACGGCAGTAGTGAGCGTAAGTGGTTGGCTGCTCAGCCTTCAATGGAGTCCATGTATGACTCGGACTTCAACGAAAGCGAGTTTCATGAGCCTCAACTCAGCCGATCACCGAGCCAGGATGCCAATGCCACCAACATTCGCATTCCCAGACGCCGACCTCGTGACGCATTTCCCCGACAACATTCAAATGCAGGCTCAATGGACGCCAACGCGGCGCCAGCTCACCCCGTGCTGGCTGTTGTGCGTAACATCAAGAAGCAAACCTCCAGCATCTGGTCGCCTCATTTAGCTCGGGATCGACGACCTTTCCAGCACAGCATCTGGCAGCCTCCAGCGTCAGAATGGGAAGCGAGGAGCGAGCTGACCGGCCGACGCAATGCTCAAGTCACAATGTTTGTGGTGGGATTTATTTTCCCATTGG CTTGGATGTTTGCTGCATTTATTCCTATTAGGGCGGCTACTCAAGCCGAAGATGTTGAGGGCAACAACAGTACGTCTAAGTCAGACGGATTCCAGGTGAACGGCAAAGAGGACGCCGTTTTTACGAGTGCAATTTGGTGGAGGAAGGTCAACCGAGGCATGTCCATTATCGGCTTGTTCATCCTCGGTGCCATCATCGCGCTCAGCGTG ATATCCCGCTTTGATGACCCGGATTACGAGAACAGTCCTGATTCTAAACCTCCCATGGAACTTCAAGGCATCTCAACAATTGACGACGAATTACgatttgtttctgttttTGCTGGAATCATTTGA